In the genome of Natronorubrum sediminis, one region contains:
- a CDS encoding thioredoxin family protein, which translates to MVLEESDTDLKAGETPPDFELEASDGETYTLESFEDAEALLVVFTCNHCPYAKAKFDLLNDIAAEYDDVSVVGINPNDAEEYPDDSLESMREYVDAGEIEYDAYLRDADQTVAKSYGAVCTPDPFLFRRGEDGDFELAYQGRLDDALNPEDEPSRIHVREAIDSILAGEAVDLEWRPSQGCSIKWTDE; encoded by the coding sequence ATGGTACTCGAAGAATCCGACACCGACCTCAAAGCGGGCGAGACGCCACCCGACTTCGAACTCGAAGCGTCAGACGGTGAGACGTACACGCTCGAGTCCTTCGAAGACGCCGAGGCGTTGCTCGTCGTCTTCACGTGCAATCACTGTCCGTACGCGAAAGCGAAGTTCGACCTGCTCAACGACATCGCAGCCGAGTACGACGACGTTTCGGTCGTCGGTATCAACCCGAACGACGCCGAGGAGTATCCCGACGACTCACTCGAGTCGATGCGCGAGTACGTCGACGCCGGCGAAATCGAGTACGACGCGTACCTGCGAGACGCGGACCAAACGGTCGCGAAGTCCTACGGCGCGGTCTGCACTCCCGACCCGTTCCTCTTTCGCCGAGGCGAGGACGGCGACTTCGAACTGGCCTATCAGGGTCGACTCGACGACGCGTTGAACCCAGAGGACGAACCGTCGCGGATTCACGTCCGCGAAGCGATCGATTCGATTCTCGCCGGAGAGGCCGTCGATCTCGAGTGGCGACCCTCCCAGGGCTGTTCGATCAAGTGGACCGACGAGTAA
- a CDS encoding PKD domain-containing protein, with product MADYTRRTVLGVTGASVATIATAGCLGSDDAEAFEIDPETTIVIEGYNSHWEGVEPEEIEGSENPTFVLEEDERYEIEWINGDGMEHDLQLWDDGDAIVDDLATDTMADEGERDVLEFTATAELSSYVCSLHARRQIGEFDVE from the coding sequence ATGGCCGACTACACGAGACGAACGGTACTAGGGGTAACGGGTGCCTCGGTGGCAACAATCGCCACAGCGGGTTGTCTGGGAAGCGACGACGCCGAAGCGTTCGAAATCGATCCCGAGACGACGATCGTTATCGAGGGCTACAACTCCCACTGGGAAGGCGTCGAACCGGAGGAGATCGAGGGATCGGAGAATCCGACGTTCGTCCTCGAGGAGGACGAACGCTACGAAATCGAGTGGATCAACGGCGACGGCATGGAACACGATCTCCAATTGTGGGACGACGGCGACGCCATCGTCGACGATCTGGCGACGGACACGATGGCCGACGAAGGCGAGCGAGATGTACTCGAGTTCACGGCGACGGCAGAGCTCTCGTCGTACGTCTGCTCGCTTCACGCGCGTCGACAGATCGGCGAATTCGACGTCGAATAA
- a CDS encoding NADH:flavin oxidoreductase/NADH oxidase translates to MSTLVDPLSIRDLEVPNRIAVSPMCQYSCEADGMPTEWHHVHLGSRAVGGAGIVMTEATAVEPRGRITPSDLGIWSDEHAASLAKTTRFIREQGGVPAIQLAHAGHKASKCRPWDGNVPIDPDDGGWEVLSPSPEAYPPFEGEKPAIRKATVDDIQDVIDAYGAAAERSLEAGFEIAEVHAAHGYLLHEFLSPVTNRREDDYGGSFENRTRLLREVVSAVRDVWPEEKPVFVRISGTDWLENQPSWDIEQSVRLADDLEALGVDLVDVSSGGLHPEQAVPGGPNFQVPLAETIGTETDVAVGTVGGVTEPEQADALIRNDRADLVLVGREFLRDPYFGVHAASALEEDASSRWPVQYRRAVR, encoded by the coding sequence ATGTCTACGCTAGTGGATCCGCTGTCGATTCGTGATCTCGAGGTGCCGAATCGGATCGCTGTCTCTCCGATGTGTCAGTACTCCTGTGAGGCTGACGGCATGCCAACCGAGTGGCACCACGTCCACCTTGGCAGTCGTGCCGTCGGCGGTGCCGGTATCGTCATGACCGAGGCGACGGCCGTCGAACCCAGAGGCCGAATCACGCCGAGCGACCTCGGCATCTGGAGCGACGAGCACGCCGCTTCCCTCGCGAAGACCACGCGGTTCATCCGCGAACAGGGTGGGGTCCCGGCGATTCAACTCGCTCACGCGGGCCACAAGGCCAGCAAGTGTCGCCCGTGGGACGGCAACGTCCCGATCGACCCCGACGACGGCGGCTGGGAGGTCCTCTCACCGTCGCCTGAGGCGTACCCGCCGTTCGAAGGAGAGAAGCCGGCGATTCGAAAGGCGACGGTCGACGATATTCAGGACGTGATCGACGCCTACGGCGCCGCCGCCGAGCGCTCGCTCGAGGCCGGATTCGAAATCGCGGAAGTCCACGCGGCCCACGGCTACTTGCTCCACGAGTTTCTCTCACCCGTCACGAACCGACGCGAGGACGACTACGGTGGAAGCTTCGAGAACCGAACGCGCCTCCTCCGCGAGGTCGTCTCGGCTGTCCGCGACGTCTGGCCCGAGGAGAAGCCGGTGTTCGTCAGAATCTCGGGCACCGACTGGCTCGAGAACCAGCCGTCGTGGGATATTGAACAATCCGTTCGACTCGCAGACGACCTCGAGGCGCTCGGCGTCGATCTAGTCGACGTTAGTTCGGGCGGACTCCACCCCGAGCAAGCGGTGCCGGGCGGACCGAACTTCCAGGTCCCACTGGCCGAGACGATCGGTACGGAGACCGACGTCGCTGTCGGTACCGTCGGCGGCGTCACTGAACCGGAGCAGGCAGATGCGCTGATTCGAAACGACCGTGCCGACCTCGTGCTCGTCGGCCGGGAGTTCCTTCGCGACCCGTACTTCGGCGTTCACGCGGCCAGTGCGCTCGAGGAGGATGCGTCCTCGCGCTGGCCCGTGCAGTACCGACGCGCTGTACGGTAG
- a CDS encoding BtpA/SgcQ family protein, translated as MPTPLLDRFDAETPVVGMVHLLALPGAPGFAGSRETIRARALEDARRLEAGGVDGIIVENFGDAPFYPEDVPKHVVAEVSAMATELTTELDIPVGVNVLRNDADAALSVAAAAEADFIRVNVHVGAAATDQGVLEGRAHDTLRLRDRIDADVAILADVHVKHASPVGEPTIERTALETAERGMADGVVVSGAGTGVETALEDVDQVVETLSESATDGDADSDPRTPVFVGSGVTPETVGDCLEAGADGVIIGTALKEGAETTNPVSRERVETVVAARDAALAQDSNDT; from the coding sequence ATGCCGACACCGTTACTCGACAGGTTCGACGCCGAGACGCCCGTCGTCGGGATGGTCCACCTCTTGGCGCTTCCCGGCGCACCAGGGTTCGCGGGTTCCCGCGAGACCATTCGTGCCCGAGCGCTCGAGGACGCACGTCGACTCGAGGCTGGCGGCGTCGACGGGATCATCGTCGAGAACTTCGGCGATGCACCGTTTTATCCCGAGGACGTTCCGAAGCACGTGGTCGCGGAGGTGAGCGCGATGGCGACCGAACTGACGACCGAACTCGACATTCCAGTCGGCGTGAACGTGCTCCGAAACGACGCGGACGCGGCGCTTTCAGTCGCTGCTGCCGCCGAGGCCGACTTCATCCGCGTGAACGTCCACGTGGGCGCGGCGGCGACCGATCAGGGGGTCCTCGAGGGACGAGCACACGACACGCTCAGGCTTCGCGACCGCATCGACGCCGACGTCGCAATCCTCGCCGACGTACACGTCAAACACGCGTCGCCGGTCGGCGAACCCACAATCGAACGGACCGCACTCGAGACAGCGGAACGTGGTATGGCCGACGGCGTCGTCGTTTCCGGGGCTGGAACCGGCGTCGAAACGGCACTCGAGGACGTCGATCAGGTGGTGGAAACGCTTTCAGAGTCCGCAACCGACGGCGACGCCGATTCCGACCCTCGAACGCCCGTCTTCGTCGGCAGCGGCGTGACCCCTGAAACCGTCGGCGACTGCCTCGAAGCCGGTGCGGACGGCGTCATCATCGGTACGGCACTCAAAGAGGGAGCAGAAACGACGAACCCCGTGTCTCGCGAGCGAGTCGAAACAGTCGTCGCTGCACGCGACGCTGCACTCGCTCAGGATTCGAACGATACATAG
- a CDS encoding tripartite tricarboxylate transporter permease has product MAVTPVEFVADPTLTLQLLGWTLGGAFLGSLSGLVPGLHANNFALLLAGVAASVPGDPLFVGCAMLAAGVVHTFLNAVPAMALGVPDAEMAVTTLPAHRMVQEGRGYEAIRLSALGSILAVLAAIPLALPITWGVTAAYPTIRDNLPLLLAMVVVALIASEFTRRARVGALFSFVLATVLGLYTLDLSPDAPLEGGGMLAPIFAGLFGAPVLIDAIRGGGVPPQRERAIAMPGWLVAVTALAGALAGAVVGYIPGISAAIAAVAVLLFVPGRSGDRGYIVATSGVDTANTIFALFALVAIGQPRTGVMVAFENANAPLELPILLVGVVLAGVIGFVLVIVVGDVYLEFVGQLAYWKISVVVLGLLCVLSFLFAGLFGIVVFFVAAAIGMVPVRFQARRVHLMGVLIGPLMLAG; this is encoded by the coding sequence ATGGCCGTTACTCCGGTCGAGTTTGTCGCCGATCCGACGCTCACGCTACAGTTACTCGGCTGGACGCTTGGGGGTGCGTTTCTGGGCAGTTTGAGCGGGCTCGTTCCCGGGCTCCACGCGAACAATTTCGCCCTCTTGCTCGCCGGCGTCGCGGCGTCCGTTCCCGGGGATCCGCTATTCGTCGGCTGTGCGATGCTCGCTGCGGGCGTCGTTCACACGTTCCTCAATGCTGTCCCCGCGATGGCACTGGGTGTCCCCGACGCGGAGATGGCCGTAACGACGCTGCCGGCACACAGAATGGTCCAGGAGGGACGGGGATACGAGGCGATCAGACTCTCAGCACTCGGGAGCATCCTCGCCGTCCTGGCCGCGATTCCGCTGGCGCTGCCGATCACGTGGGGCGTAACGGCCGCATATCCGACGATTCGTGACAACCTTCCCCTCTTACTCGCGATGGTCGTCGTCGCGCTGATCGCCTCGGAGTTCACGCGACGCGCTCGAGTGGGTGCACTCTTCTCGTTCGTCCTTGCGACCGTATTAGGACTGTACACGCTCGACCTCTCGCCGGACGCTCCACTCGAGGGTGGCGGCATGCTCGCCCCGATCTTCGCCGGCCTCTTCGGCGCACCGGTGTTGATCGATGCGATCCGTGGTGGCGGCGTTCCACCACAGCGCGAGCGAGCGATCGCCATGCCGGGATGGCTCGTCGCCGTGACTGCGCTCGCGGGCGCGCTCGCCGGTGCCGTTGTCGGCTACATTCCGGGAATTTCGGCGGCGATCGCCGCCGTAGCCGTCCTTCTATTCGTTCCCGGCCGCTCCGGGGACCGAGGCTACATCGTCGCGACGAGCGGCGTCGATACCGCTAACACGATTTTCGCCCTGTTCGCGCTGGTCGCCATCGGCCAGCCGCGAACGGGCGTGATGGTCGCCTTCGAGAACGCGAACGCGCCGCTCGAACTCCCGATCTTGCTCGTCGGAGTCGTCCTCGCTGGGGTGATCGGTTTCGTGCTCGTGATCGTCGTCGGAGACGTCTATCTCGAGTTCGTCGGCCAACTGGCCTACTGGAAAATCTCCGTCGTCGTGCTCGGGCTCTTGTGTGTGCTCTCGTTTCTATTCGCGGGTCTCTTCGGGATCGTCGTCTTCTTCGTCGCGGCCGCCATCGGGATGGTCCCGGTTCGGTTTCAGGCGCGTCGCGTCCACCTGATGGGCGTCCTGATCGGTCCGTTGATGCTCGCTGGCTGA
- the rpl12p gene encoding 50S ribosomal protein P1, whose product MEYVYAALILNETDEELNEDNLTNVLDAAGVDVEESRVKALVAALEDVDIDDAVSEAAAVPAGGAAAGGAAAGGAAAGGDDEDVEETSDVPDTTDDDDDDDEDEEAGGEGLGELFG is encoded by the coding sequence ATGGAATACGTTTACGCTGCACTCATCCTGAACGAAACTGACGAAGAGCTCAACGAAGACAACCTGACGAACGTACTCGACGCTGCCGGCGTCGACGTCGAAGAATCCCGAGTCAAGGCGCTCGTCGCTGCACTCGAGGACGTCGACATCGACGATGCAGTCTCCGAGGCTGCTGCCGTTCCCGCAGGCGGTGCCGCAGCGGGTGGCGCTGCAGCAGGCGGTGCCGCAGCAGGCGGAGACGACGAAGACGTCGAAGAGACGAGTGACGTCCCGGACACGACGGACGACGATGACGACGATGACGAAGACGAAGAGGCCGGCGGCGAGGGCCTCGGCGAACTCTTCGGCTAA
- a CDS encoding 50S ribosomal protein L10 produces MSAQADRKTENLPQWKQEEVDELEELIESYESVGVVGIAGIPSKQLQDMRRGLYGTAELRVSRNTLQVRALESTGLGDLVGEVEGQVGLVGTNDNPFTLYKELEASKTPAPINEGEVAPNDIVIPEGDTGVDPGPFVGELQSIGANARIEDGSIQVMEDSTVLEAGEEVSADLSNVLNELGIEPKEVGLDLRSVVAEGVQFDPEDLDIDVEAYESDVATAAARARNLSVNASYPTEATAPTLIAKATGEAKSLGLQAAIEDEDLMPDLVSKADAQLRALAAQIDDEDALPEELQGVEAPAAETASDEGEDESTDEPDDAESNADADADEDDDDDDDDDASGGEGLGAMFG; encoded by the coding sequence ATGAGCGCACAGGCAGACCGCAAAACCGAGAACCTTCCCCAGTGGAAGCAAGAAGAAGTCGACGAACTCGAGGAACTCATCGAGAGCTACGAGAGCGTCGGCGTCGTCGGTATTGCTGGCATTCCGAGCAAACAGCTTCAGGACATGCGACGCGGTCTTTACGGCACCGCCGAACTCCGTGTGAGCCGTAACACCCTGCAAGTCCGTGCGCTCGAAAGCACTGGCCTCGGCGACCTCGTCGGTGAGGTCGAAGGTCAGGTCGGCCTGGTCGGAACGAACGACAACCCATTCACCCTCTACAAGGAACTCGAGGCGTCGAAGACGCCCGCTCCGATCAACGAGGGCGAAGTCGCCCCGAACGACATCGTCATCCCAGAGGGTGACACCGGTGTCGACCCGGGGCCGTTCGTCGGCGAACTGCAGAGCATCGGTGCGAACGCGCGCATCGAGGACGGCTCGATTCAGGTCATGGAAGACTCCACGGTCTTAGAGGCCGGCGAGGAAGTCTCCGCGGACCTTTCGAACGTTCTCAACGAACTCGGTATCGAGCCCAAGGAAGTCGGGCTCGACCTGCGATCGGTCGTCGCCGAGGGCGTTCAGTTCGACCCCGAGGACCTCGACATCGACGTCGAGGCCTACGAGAGCGACGTGGCGACGGCTGCCGCTCGCGCTCGCAACCTCTCGGTCAACGCGAGCTACCCGACCGAAGCGACCGCGCCAACGCTCATCGCCAAGGCGACGGGCGAGGCCAAGAGCCTCGGCCTGCAGGCCGCCATCGAGGACGAAGACCTGATGCCCGACCTCGTCTCCAAGGCCGACGCACAACTGCGTGCGCTCGCGGCCCAGATCGACGACGAGGACGCCCTGCCTGAGGAACTACAGGGCGTCGAGGCACCCGCTGCCGAGACGGCATCGGACGAGGGCGAGGACGAATCGACAGACGAACCAGACGACGCTGAATCCAACGCCGACGCCGACGCCGACGAAGACGACGATGACGATGACGACGATGACGCAAGTGGCGGCGAAGGACTCGGCGCAATGTTTGGATAA
- a CDS encoding 50S ribosomal protein L1, translated as MADSDIETAVARALEDSPERNFTETVDLAINLRDLDLNEPSNRVDESIVLPSGTGQETIIAVIAEGETAVRAEEAADEVLSGDDVADLDDDEAKDMADETDFFIAEEAMMQDIARHLGTILGPRGKMPDPLAPDDDVVETVNRLKNTVQLRSGDRRTFHTLVGAEDMDAEGIADNIDVILRRLHADLEKGPQNIDGVFVKTTMGPSVEVA; from the coding sequence ATGGCAGATTCGGATATTGAAACAGCAGTCGCTCGCGCACTCGAGGACTCACCGGAACGGAACTTTACCGAAACGGTAGACCTCGCGATCAATCTGCGCGACCTCGACCTCAACGAACCGTCGAATCGTGTTGACGAGTCTATCGTCCTGCCGTCCGGAACCGGCCAGGAAACGATTATCGCCGTCATCGCCGAGGGAGAAACCGCAGTCCGCGCCGAAGAGGCGGCGGACGAGGTTCTCTCGGGTGACGACGTGGCCGATCTGGACGACGACGAAGCCAAAGATATGGCGGACGAGACGGACTTCTTCATCGCCGAAGAGGCGATGATGCAAGATATCGCCCGGCACCTGGGTACCATCCTCGGTCCCCGCGGAAAGATGCCGGACCCGCTCGCTCCCGACGACGACGTCGTCGAGACCGTCAACAGACTCAAGAATACCGTGCAACTTCGCTCCGGCGACCGACGAACGTTCCACACGCTCGTCGGTGCCGAAGATATGGATGCTGAAGGAATTGCAGACAACATCGACGTCATCCTGCGACGTCTGCACGCCGACCTCGAGAAGGGCCCACAAAACATCGATGGCGTCTTCGTAAAGACGACCATGGGCCCGTCTGTGGAGGTGGCCTAA
- a CDS encoding DUF7475 family protein yields MTAANRVASASLTPLHLAAIGLALVTGLVHLILGLEFLPHWMGLAFLFATAGFLLGIGLVVADYRRPTVYLLGIPFTGVQIVLWYVLNEPATVADLSSAELIDKLAQILLIVALVLLYRRER; encoded by the coding sequence ATGACCGCTGCGAACCGAGTCGCGTCCGCCTCACTCACGCCCCTCCACTTGGCGGCGATCGGACTCGCGCTCGTCACCGGGCTCGTTCACCTGATTCTGGGACTCGAGTTCCTCCCTCACTGGATGGGACTCGCCTTCCTGTTCGCGACTGCAGGCTTCCTGCTGGGGATCGGACTCGTCGTCGCTGACTACCGGCGACCGACGGTCTATCTCCTCGGAATTCCGTTCACGGGCGTACAGATCGTGCTCTGGTACGTCCTGAACGAACCGGCGACCGTCGCCGATCTCTCGAGTGCAGAGCTGATCGACAAACTCGCACAGATCCTGCTCATCGTCGCGCTGGTACTCCTCTATCGGCGAGAGCGATGA
- a CDS encoding CDP-alcohol phosphatidyltransferase family protein, which yields MSAGHVAMVVGTLLALELVWPAGPSRAFLGTVALVVVLELVLVWILFDEGGSISAKPAQSPRDATGQSVTLATWVTIARAGAVVVLAGFVATGLPTESGIGPWAPAALFAVAMVFDAVDGAVARRTNSETAFGSRLDVEVDALAILVGSVVAIAAGTLPLVFVAVAVARYLFVAGRRWRTWRGRGVSTLPPNRLRRPLGGLAMVAVLLALTPVPGPAVSYWLGLLVAVPVLANFCWDWLAVSGRLERG from the coding sequence ATGAGTGCGGGACACGTCGCGATGGTGGTCGGAACGCTTCTCGCTCTCGAGTTGGTCTGGCCCGCTGGCCCGTCGCGTGCGTTTCTCGGCACGGTCGCGCTCGTCGTCGTTCTCGAGTTGGTCCTCGTATGGATCCTCTTCGATGAAGGGGGGTCGATATCGGCGAAACCAGCTCAGTCACCACGAGATGCGACGGGGCAGTCGGTTACACTCGCGACGTGGGTGACCATCGCCCGCGCTGGGGCGGTTGTGGTCCTCGCCGGATTCGTCGCGACTGGACTCCCAACGGAGTCGGGGATCGGTCCCTGGGCCCCGGCCGCGTTGTTCGCGGTCGCGATGGTCTTCGACGCCGTCGACGGTGCGGTCGCCCGACGAACGAACAGCGAGACGGCGTTCGGCTCGCGACTCGACGTCGAAGTGGACGCGCTGGCAATTCTCGTGGGCTCCGTCGTGGCCATCGCTGCCGGGACGCTCCCGCTCGTCTTCGTCGCCGTTGCCGTCGCCCGGTACCTGTTCGTCGCCGGCCGACGGTGGCGAACGTGGCGCGGGCGGGGCGTGTCGACACTCCCGCCGAATCGGCTCCGTCGGCCACTCGGCGGCCTCGCCATGGTCGCCGTGTTGCTCGCTTTGACACCGGTTCCCGGCCCGGCCGTTTCGTACTGGCTCGGTTTGCTCGTCGCCGTTCCCGTTCTCGCGAACTTCTGTTGGGATTGGCTCGCGGTTTCCGGCCGTCTCGAGCGAGGGTGA